In Nicotiana tabacum cultivar K326 chromosome 17, ASM71507v2, whole genome shotgun sequence, one DNA window encodes the following:
- the LOC142172167 gene encoding uncharacterized protein LOC142172167: MPESVDQQKWLDRWSRLLPPNFGGKRSEDPHDFIDRWKDRLRNMGILESNGVDFTTFQPEDKAHIWWQAYLLSRLTGSPPLTWDKFTHLFLEKYIPPSERQELPGQFERLCEGHMFVTDYEARFTNLSRHASIILPIDA; the protein is encoded by the coding sequence ATGCCAGAGTCTGTTGATCAGCAGAAGTGGCTGGACAGATGGAGTAGGCTTCTCCCCCCTAACTTTGGGGGTAAGCGGTCAGAGGACCCCCATGATTTCATTGACCGGTGGAAGGATAggctacggaacatggggatattGGAGTCTAACGGGGTGGACTTCACCACCTTTCAGCCTGAGGACAAGGCCCACATATGGTGGCAGGCTTACCTCCTTAGCAGGCTAACAGGttcacctcccttgacttgggataaGTTTACACATTTGTTCTTGGAGAAATACATTCCACCTTCGGAGAGACAGGAGCTTCCGGGTCAGTTTGAGCGACTCTGTGAGGGTCATATGTttgtgaccgactatgaggcaagATTTACTAACTTGTCTCGCCATGCATCTATTATACTCCCCATAGATGCATAG